Proteins from a genomic interval of Quercus lobata isolate SW786 chromosome 11, ValleyOak3.0 Primary Assembly, whole genome shotgun sequence:
- the LOC115966790 gene encoding uncharacterized protein LOC115966790: protein MIWHRRNALRTISKSFPIQQVLPEVRAIRAAFIRSIPPKPPHPPSRAPERIIWKPPPWPRHKVNFDGAVFREEDSAGVGAVIRDEKGFMVAAMAEKIPLPYSITALEALAAIRALRLAGDIGLESFILEGDSKITIDALAGNIVEHAEFGNLFEEAKELASQFGDVSFNHVRRQGNGAAHNCARHARHVSEYTVWMEGVPPHLSTVIQAELASFE, encoded by the coding sequence ATGATATGGCATAGGCGGAACGCGTTGAGAACCATCAGCAAATCATTCCCGATCCAGCAAGTGCTCCCTGAGGTGCGGGCTATCCGAGCTGCCTTCATCCGCTCTATTCCGCCAAAACCTCCTCATCCACCCTCTAGAGCACCAGAACGGATCATCTGGAAACCTCCACCATGGCCGAGACACAAAGTAAACTTCGACGGAGCTGTGTTTAGGGAGGAAGATTCTGCAGGTGTTGGTGCTGTAATCCGGGATGAGAAGGGGTTCATGGTGGCTGCAATGGCGGAAAAAATCCCACTCCCCTATTCGATCACTGCACTTGAGGCTCTTGCAGCAATAAGGGCTCTGAGATTGGCAGGGGACATTGGTCTTGAGTCTTTCATCCTAGAGGGGGATTCCAAGATCACTATTGATGCTTTGGCAGGAAATATAGTGGAGCATGCTGAGTTTGGAAACCTGTTTGAGGAAGCTAAGGAGTTGGCAAGTCAGTTTGGGGACGTGAGTTTTAACCACGTAAGGAGGCAGGGCAATGGTGCCGCGCATAACTGTGCTAGACATGCAAGACATGTTAGCGAGTATACGGTGTGGATGGAGGGTGTTCCTCCACATCTTTCTACTGTAATTCAAGCCGAATTGGCATCTTTTGAATAA
- the LOC115967596 gene encoding cyclin-dependent kinase inhibitor 7-like isoform X2, protein MGDCVRNFKRIAVLDGSGSGSSTTMAVSKKRRIIGLTSSDVELHDARFCFDSPEKTVNSGGVMNAGDLCTSFCMDQFPVSCCSSNESSEVVRDGFSLIDLAKSFETVDSTTYINNNNKFREATPLSSLCVHSDEMDSPAATKNHPPAKMPPKEEIDDFFAFAEKREQKRFAENYNYDIVKDVPLEGRYQWIPLKP, encoded by the exons atgggcgATTGTGTGAGAAATTTTAAGCGAATTGCGGTGCTGGATGGTTCTGGCTCTGGCTCAAGCACAACCATGGCGGTCTCGAAGAAAAGGAGAATCATTGGCTTGACTTCTTCGGATGTGGAACTCCACGACGCTCGTTTTTGCTTTGATTCGCCGGAGAAGACTGTGAATTCCGGCGGAGTAATGAACGCCGGTGATTTGTGCACGAGCTTCTGTATGGACCAGTTTCCGGTTTCTTGTTGCTCTAGCAATGAGTCGAGCGAGGTCGTCAGGGATGGCTTCAGCCTCATAGATCTG GCCAAGAGTTTCGAAACCGTTGACTCAACAACGTAcataaacaacaataacaaattcAG AGAAGCCACACCGTTGAGCTCGCTCTGTGTACACTCAGACGAAATGGACTCGCCGGCGGCGACGAAGAATCATCCTCCGGCGAAGATGCCACCGAAAGAAGAGATCGACGATTTCTTCGCATTTGCAGAAAAGCGCGAGCAAAAGCGATTCGCAGAGAA cTACAACTATGACATTGTGAAGGATGTGCCATTGGAGGGTCGTTACCAGTGGATTCCTTTGAAGCCATGA
- the LOC115967596 gene encoding cyclin-dependent kinase inhibitor 7-like isoform X1: protein MGDCVRNFKRIAVLDGSGSGSSTTMAVSKKRRIIGLTSSDVELHDARFCFDSPEKTVNSGGVMNAGDLCTSFCMDQFPVSCCSSNESSEVVRDGFSLIDLAKSFETVDSTTYINNNNKFSREATPLSSLCVHSDEMDSPAATKNHPPAKMPPKEEIDDFFAFAEKREQKRFAENYNYDIVKDVPLEGRYQWIPLKP, encoded by the exons atgggcgATTGTGTGAGAAATTTTAAGCGAATTGCGGTGCTGGATGGTTCTGGCTCTGGCTCAAGCACAACCATGGCGGTCTCGAAGAAAAGGAGAATCATTGGCTTGACTTCTTCGGATGTGGAACTCCACGACGCTCGTTTTTGCTTTGATTCGCCGGAGAAGACTGTGAATTCCGGCGGAGTAATGAACGCCGGTGATTTGTGCACGAGCTTCTGTATGGACCAGTTTCCGGTTTCTTGTTGCTCTAGCAATGAGTCGAGCGAGGTCGTCAGGGATGGCTTCAGCCTCATAGATCTG GCCAAGAGTTTCGAAACCGTTGACTCAACAACGTAcataaacaacaataacaaattcAG CAGAGAAGCCACACCGTTGAGCTCGCTCTGTGTACACTCAGACGAAATGGACTCGCCGGCGGCGACGAAGAATCATCCTCCGGCGAAGATGCCACCGAAAGAAGAGATCGACGATTTCTTCGCATTTGCAGAAAAGCGCGAGCAAAAGCGATTCGCAGAGAA cTACAACTATGACATTGTGAAGGATGTGCCATTGGAGGGTCGTTACCAGTGGATTCCTTTGAAGCCATGA